TCCTTTAATTAACTCTGCTGATATAATGTTAGAATACATAACATCAATCGAGTGGAGTGGGAATAATGATGCAGATTCGCCCTAGCCAGATTTTTGTAGTCGTCCTGTTGCTCCTTGTCAGTGTTTACAGTTTGTTGATAGACATGTTCTGGATTCATAAGCTGGTAATCATCCTGCTTATGGCTTCTCTAGGCTGGGTCCTGCTAAATTTGTCCCGCTACGGTTATCGTAAAGAAATGCTGCTGAAAGAAGCTAATAGTAAAGTGGAGCTGCTTGGCAATGAGATTGTAGTTACTTCGGACCGACTGCATGGTGCACTCGAAGAAATCAGTCGTCATACAGAAGAGCTGCAGCAGACAGCAGATTATTCACATGAATACGAGATGGATTTGCGGATTCGCAGTAACGAAGCTAAAGCTAATATTGAAGGTGCTTATCAGACAATGGGCGGAGTAGCATCCGTTACCGCACATATCGAAGAGTTGACGGAGAGACTGGGGTCAAATATGAAATATGCTCGTCAAGGAATGACAACTATGGTTGATTCCTTGAGCATCGCAGATGCTGTGATGAAGGATTTACAGATGCAGAGCGGGGACATGTTAGCTAAGTTTACTATCTTGAGTAATCATATTGCGATGGTAGAAGAGATCAATACGCTTATTAACGGAATTGTGGATGAGACCTCACTGCTAGCGCTTAATGCTTCCATAGAAGCGGCCCGGGCGGGGGAACAGGGCCGTGGATTTGCGGTGGTGGCCAGCCGGATTCGGCAGCTGGCTGATCAAAGCAAGAGCTCGGTAGACCGTTCCTCTGGCATCTTGCTCGACATTAATAACGGAGTACAGCAGGTGCTGGAATCCGTGACGAAAGAGCAAGCTTCAGTGGAACGTGGGGTGAACGAGGTCGGCACTGTGAAGCTTCGACTCGATGATATCGCGTCGAGAGTCGATGAGGTAGGCAGCGCCGTAACAGAAACCATCGATGCTGCCGCGAAGCAGAGCAAGCTGATTGTTGAAGTGACGACGGAGCTGAGTGGGGCAGTGGCTATCGTGAATGAGACGATTGCCAATGTCGATCTTACGCTGGAACAAGTGACACGGCAGCGGAGCCAGATCGGGCAGCTGAACGAAGTCAGCGCTAATCTGTTAGCGGAGTCGCAATCGTTGCAGCAATCGGTTACCAGCATAGCAGCCCGAGAAGAAATCGAGATGAGCCAATATGCAGCCCGGCTTCAAGAAATGCAGAGTCTCTTGGAGACAATTTCAGCTAAGGAAGAACTGTACGACCCGGATACTGAAGTTCATCAAGGTGTTTTGACCTCTTACATTAAAAAAATTCCGGATGTACAAGCCATTTGGTCCAATCGGACGGATGGGACCTTTATCTATTCCGAGCCAGCGGCTGGCCTCTTGAATGCCAAGCGACGTGATTGGTGGAATGGGGCCATAAATGAAGGTCAATATGTCTCGAAGCCATATGTATCAGCGATTACGAAGCGTTCTTGTGTTACATTATCCAGAGCGATTAAGAATCGTCAGGGAGATGTCGTTGGTGTAGTAGGTATCGATTTGGCGGTGTAAAAAAACCAGAAAAGCAAGCCCTGCTATATTGGGGGCTTGCTTTTTGTTATTTTAGGTAGTGCTGATCTGCAACTGTTTCCACGTCGCCTGCCAGTTCTTTTTAATAACGCGTTGTTCATAAATAGGGAGTAAGCTTGGGTTTTCAGTAAAATGTGGGGTAGGTCGTAATACTACATGAATAACATCGGAAATTCCGTGTGGAGCGACTAGGATGATTTTACCTGTTGGATCTAAGGAGAGTCCAAGTGCTGTGGCGGTTTCCGGAAACTTGGATATCGCATCAACAGCTGATGTATAAGGTGGAAGTTGATTGACGGTATGCATTCTTGCTTCATTTTTAACAGACCAGGGAACATTGGGGTTTAAATCTCTTAGCTTCGCCTCCCAATCCTTCTCCACTTCCTCTTGAAGATTGCTGTCGTCATAATAAATAACATCAACATCTGGCAAAGGTGTCCGTTCTTCGAAGCCATGAAGGGTGTCCCAAATTTTTGCACGCACAAAGCCAGCGCAAACCCACCAGTCAGGTAACTGCAGCGATCTAGCATTTTCTAATATATCCATCATCCAGGGATCATTTTGTACAAGCTGTATGATATCTGCCTCGTGTTCTAATTTTTGCAAACCGCCCACCTCCGTATATGTATGCTTTTATTCTGTTCATATCATACAACAAGAGTTTCAATAGAGGTATTAAAGGATAGGCTGAATGGACAGAGGCATGAACTATCTTTATAATAAGTCGACATCTAGTCCTTTGGAGGCGGAGACCGTGCAATATACGTTTACGATTTTACTGCAATTATTCGAAAGAGCTGCACTACTGCTGATGTGTCTGTTCGTGCTGACTCGTCTGCCGCGGTTTAAAGAGATTTTTCAAAAAGGAACATACGCCCCGCAGGAGCTTGCCATAGCGACGACGATATTCAGTTTATTTGCCATCTTCGGTACCTATAGTGGCATTAATGTGGAAGGCTCGCTTGTGAATGTGCGAATTATCGCCATCGTGTCTGGTGGGATTTTGTTCGGGCCATGGGTAGGACTCATAACAGGCATCATCTCAGGGGTTCACCGTTTTTTAATTGATATCGGAGGGGTAACCTCTCTTCCTTGTCTGATTACGAGTATTACCGCAGGGATTGTGTCAGGGGTAATATACCGCCGCACTTCTGGTGAACGTCGCTGGATGGCCGGTATTTTGGCCGGGATGGCCTGTGAAGCCCTGACGATGCTGCTTATTCTAGTGATGGCCGAACCGTCGTCACTGGGTGTGGATATCGTGTCCAAAATTGCTTTTCCGATGATTATGAGCCAGATTAGTGTCGGTCTGATTGTCATGCTAGTGCAGAGTGTGGAAGGTGAAAAGGAACGGATTGCGGCGAAGCAGTCCAAGCTGGCACTGGATATTGCCAATAAGACCTTGCCTTATTTTCGCAATATTAATCCCGAGTCGCTTCGTACCATCTGCCAAATTATCAAAGAAGATATCGGTGCAGACGCTGTAGCTATTTCGGATACAAGACTCATTCTCGCTTACGTTGGTGTGGGAGAAGAGGATTATACTACGACCAATGAAATTATAAGTGAAGAAACTAAGGTGACGTTGTCCAGTGGTGAAATTACGATCCGTAACGACGATAGCGATTATGTGAATCCGGAGATTAAATCGCTGATTATTATTCCATTGAAGGAAAAAGGCGAAGTGACGGGAGCGCTCAAAATCTATTACACCAGAGCCCACAAGATCACTTATTCTCTACAAGCTATGGCTGTAGGTTTGTCGCAAATGATCTCTACGCTAATGGAAGTATCGCGGGTTGAGGGCATTAAAGAAATGGCGAACAAAGCGGAGCTAAAGGCGCTGCAGACAAGCATTAACCCACACTTTCTGTTCAATGCGCTGAACGCGATTGCGTCCTCGATTCGGATTAACCCGGATAAGGCGCGCGAGCTGATCGTGAATCTGTCCGGTTATATGAGATACAATCTGGAGCTGACGGATGAATTCATTGATATTAAGCGCGAGCTGCAACAGGTTCAACAATACGTAGAGATTGAAAAAGCGCGCTTCGGAAGCCGGCTTAATGTCCTCTATGATATTGATGAGGTTCAGGTTCGGATTCCGAGTCTAATCATTCAGCCGCTTGTAGAGAATGCGATCATACATGGCATACTGAAGGTACGAGGGACGGGAACCGTAACGATTTCTGTAAAAGATCAAGGCGATAATGTGCGAGTTGGCATTCGGGATACCGGAGCTGGCATCAGCGAAGAAACCATAGAGAAGGTCTATGCTGGCGATATGCCGGAGAATAAGATCGGTCTGTTCAATGTACATCAACGGGTCAAGCTCATCTATGGAACTGGTCTTACGATTCAGAGGCTCGATAAAGGGACGAACATTTATTTTGATGTCAAAAAGGAGGGCCTATGAGAGCAATTATCGTGGAGGATGAAGAGCTAGCGAGACAGGAACTGGCTTATTTAATAGAGACTCACAGCGGAATCGACATTGCCGCACAATTTGAAGATGGGCTGGATGCACTAAAATTTTTACAGGTTGAGACGGTAGATGTGATTTTTCTGGACATTAACATTCCCTCGATCGACGGAGTACTGCTGGCTCAGAATATTAGCAGATTCTCGGTAAAACCTTATATAGTGTTTATTACTGCGTATAAGGAACATGCCGCCGAGGCGTTTGAGATTGAAGCGTTTGACTATATTCTTAAACCCTACAGCGAGGTTCGCATTAAGGCTATGCTGCACAAGCTAGAGGGGGCGTTCGCTGCTCGCGGAAGACAGGGGGAAGAGGAACGTAATCCAGTAAGTGATAAGGTGAATCTGTGGAAAAATGAGAAGATTATCGTAGTGAATGCTGATGATATTTATTACGCCTCCGCACAAGAGAAAAGTACGAGTGTAATAACTAAAGGTGAGGAATATAGTATGGCGCTAAGCATCAGCGATTTTTATAATCGACTGCCGGAGGATCGTTTTTTTCGCTGCCATCGTTCCTATATAGTTAACCTGTCCAAAATCAAGGAAATCATCCCTTGGTTCAACAATACATACTTGCTGCGCCTGCATGATTTGGAGTTTGAGGTGCCGGTAAGTCGAAGCAAGGTAAAGGAATTCAGGCAGATCATGCGCCTATAAATGCAGTTCATTCTTCATTTTCGTCATCTCATGCCAGATTTCTCTCAACAACCGCTGGTTTAGCTACAATAAAGAGGCAATAGAAGCTCTTGTAGCAGATCACGAGAGGGAAAGAAGGAATAGACCATGACTTCGACGATGGACAACAAAAACGCCAAACGGTGGCTTATCGTATTAGGAACAGTAATTATGCAGATGGGTCTAGGTACCATTTATACATGGAGCTTGTTCAATGCACATCTGGTAACAAAATTCGGCTGGGAGCTTAATTCTGTTTCGATTACGTTTTCGATCACGAGCTTTGCACTCGCTTTTGCGACTTTGTTCGCAGGGAAATTGCAGGATCGTTTTGGTCTTCGCCGGTTAACTGCCGCCGCAGGGATTGTGCTTGGTCTAGGATTGATTCTTAGCTCTCAGGCGAATTCGCTTCTAATGTTCTATGTATTGGCTGGTGTAATCGTTGGTTTTGCAGACGGAACAGCTTATATCACTTCATTATCTAACTTAATTAAATGGTTTCCGAATAATAAAGGCTTAATCTCCGGTGTGTCCGTGGGTGCTTACGGAACGGGGAGCTTGATTTTTAAATATATCAATGGTAGTTTGATCGACTCGGTGGGTGTGTCTAATACGTTTATGTATTGGGGCATGATTGTTATGGTGATGATTGTAATCGGTTCCTTACTCGTCAGAGAAGCTCCAGTACAAGCGGCATCATTGGGTGCAGCAGCAACATCGACTATCGCTAAACCAAAAGACTACACGGTAAAAGAAATGCTACGCACGAAAGAAGCTTATCTGTTGTTCATTATTTTCTTTACCGCTTGTATGTGTGGTCTGTATTTGATCGGTATTGTAAAAGACATCGGTGTGCAGCTGGCTGGACTTGATGTACAGACGGCAGCTAATGCGGTAGCGATGATCGCAATTTTTAATACAGCAGGACGTTTGATCTTGGGTGCCTTGTCTGACAAAATGAGCCGTTTGAAGCTGGTAGGCGCTTCGCTTGCAGTAACGGCAGCCGCTATGTTGACCCTTAGCTATGCGACGCTGAATTTCGGACTGTTCTTCACTTGTGTAGCTGCCATTGCATTCTGCTTCGGGGGTAACATTACAGTGTTCCCGGCAATTGTCAGTGACTTCTTTGGTCTTAAGAATCACAGTAAGAACTATGGAATCGTATATCAAGGTTTCGGTATTGGAGCCCTTTCCGGTTCGTTCATCGCCGTCTTCCTGGGCGGGTTTAAACCTACCTTCGTGATCTTTGGTCTCTTGTGTCTTCTGGCCTGCATCATCGCGATTTCGCTAAAACCGCCGGTGGAGAAAGCAAAAGAGAAGAAAGCGCTTCGGCTCAAAGCTACAGAACGGACGGCTTAACCTTATCAAGTGCACCTCTTAGAATAGACATTGGAACAGCCTCCGGGTAAATCTAATGTCATTCTAAGGGGTGCATTTTTTGAGCTGACTAATAAGATTATCTGAAGTATCTTCCTGTAATAATTTGCTCCACTAGCATTGAAATTTCTGTAGGACTGTCAGAGGCGTTATTTTTGATATAGCGAGCAATCACTTCAACTAGTGCACCTGATATAAAGGCCATAGCATATTCTTGATCTTCGCGCTGTGGTGCATTTATGATGTTTCCAAATTGAATCAGATACTGCTCAAATTTATGGATCATAATATAGTTCAGATTATTTCTTACAAGTAAACTAATAAAATTCTTTTTACTAATAAGATAGGAAATAGCTGAATTACATACTTCGCTGACAGTGCTTTCTTTTGTTTCTTCGAATGGTTGTACATAGTCAGCAAACAGCTTGTCAAAATATAATTCAATAACCTGTTCCTTCGATTTAAACAATGAATAAAAGGTTTGTCTTGAAACAAGTGCCTTATCGCATAGTTCTTTAATATTTATTTTGGAAAATTCTTTATTCTCCATGAGTAAGAGGAGCGCGTCCGTAATCATTTTTTGGGACTGTAAGGCAATCGGATTGTTTCTTGTATACATTGACAAATTCTCCTTTATGTCTAACTTATTCGAATAACATTGACAGGTGTAAAGGCTATCTCTATTATAAATTAACGTTGACACCTGTCAATGCTAATTAGATAAAGGAGGAAGGAATTCTGATGGAATTATTCTTAACGTTATTAAGTGGGATAGGATGGATTATCGTATACGAAGAATGTATACGACTTGGCTTTAAGCATAAATCATATGCTATGCCACTTTTTGCCTTAGGGCTTAACTTTTCATGGGAAGCCATTTATGGATACTCGGATCTATTTTTAGAGGCACATGGCCCTAATCCCGGGATTCAAGCATACGTTAATGCATCATGGGCTTTTCTAGATATTATTATTCTCGTTACCTTTTACAAGTATGGAAAGAAAGAATGGCCACAAGCACTAAGCAAAAAGTTATTTGCACCATGGCTGCTATTAGTTTTAGTGTGTTGCTTTGCGTTACAGTTGGTGTTCATAGAACAATTTGGATTCGTAATGGGAGCTCAGTATTCCGCATTTTTACAAAATCTTTTGATGTCCATTATGTTTATCGGGATGTTCGTTAAACGAGGTAGTATGGAAGGACAGTCATTACTGCTAGCATACGCAAAATGGATTGGTACTCTTGCTCCTACAATTTTAATGGGAGTTATAAACTATAATCCCTTGGTTCTTGTATGTGGTATTTTCTGTACCATATTCGATGTTATATATATTGTATTACTTACACGTACCAGGAAAAATATAGGAGGTTATTACCCTATGCGAGCATCGCGATGAAAAAGTTGTAGCTGAAATCGTAGCATTTCATAGATATACTGAAAAGGCATCTGATCATTATCAGATGCCTTTTCTTTTTTGTATCGCAACGCTAAAAAACTTTGAGCAGGCACTTTTTTCGCTGCCCAAGTGTTATAGAAGATATAAAGGTTAAGGAGGTGCTTACATCGCCACAGGATTCGCTAGACCCAAAGGAGCTGGAAGAGTTAATCATTAGTATTCAAAAGGGGAATATCGAACGGTATGCTTTTATCGTTAGAGCTTTCCAAACGCCAATCTACCGCTATTGCTATCGTTTGTTAGAAAACAAGCAGGATGCGGAGGACGCAGTTCAGGATATTTTGGTAAAAGGCTATCAATCTATCCATCAATACAAGCCGCAGATGCATTTCTCGGCATGGCTCTATCGAATCGCGTATCATCATTGCTTAAACCTGCTGCGCAGACGGCGTTTGCAAAAGCGAGTCATGAGTATCTTCAAGCCTGATTTTATGTCTGCAAGTCCTGAACAAGAGCTGGATGATCGGTTGTTTAATCCCTCATTGTCAGCCGCTTTAGCACAGTTGTCGCTGGAAGAGAGGAATATGCTTATTCTGCGGGTGTTCGAGGAAAAAACTTATGCGGAGATAAGCGAAATTCTTGGGGTCAGTCCCAATGCACTGACGAAGAGAATGAACCGGATCAAGCGGAAGGTGCAGGAAGCTATGAAATTGGAGGAGGAGATCAGATGGAACGAACCACAATCAGCGATGAATACCAAAATATAATTTATGCCTCAGCCGGGAATGAACTTCTGGGTGAGATCGATGTAGAAGAGAAGGTTATGGGACATATCCGTGGCATATCAGATCGAAAGCGATCGTTCTCGCTCTCGCTGAAGACGATGAATAAAACAACGGCAGTTGCCAGTATGTTAGCTTTGTTCCTGATGATCTCAGTGACAGCGTATGCTGCATCGGAATATATACAGATCCGCAATAGTGAAGGCGTAGTAAAGGTTCAGCATGTTGCGCCGAATGAATCTGCAGGAGTAGCTTCCTATGATAAGTATGCACAGAAAGTAGATGCTTTCGCTAAACCGGGAGAATTGATCGCCTATCTTGTGAACAATAATGCAGGCGTAGCAGAATTGTCTTTTAAGTATAAAGAGCAGCGGATAGGCGCATATTCTGATTTCTTGAAGGAAATCAAACGGACAGGGGCGCCGATGCTTCCTGCATTGGCAGCAGGGTATGCTTTTGAATATGGGGTTATAAACCCTAATCATCCGACTACGGATGCGGAGAAGAACAGTTCTCTATATCAGGAGACGTTACAAGATCTTACTGCCCAAGCAAACAAAGATAAGGAAAGTAGTAATTTATTTATGAAGGCTATACCTTGGTCGGAACCAGGCTGGATCAGTGCAATTTATTCGAAGAATAATGCTTTTATAGGTATCTCTGCCACGATCATGCATGGTGGCAAAATGTTTGTGGAGCAAGAACCGGAGAATCAAGCGGATAAGATTATAGTGGCTGGCACAGAAGTGATCTATAACAAAGTAGTGAAGGAAGAGGTCAGCTACGATTATCTGAATTGGTATAACGAGAAGCAGGATGCGTATTATACACTCAGCAGCTACGGAGATAAGATTTTGAGTAAGGAGCAATTTTTACAGTTGGCTGGG
This genomic stretch from Paenibacillus sp. FSL H7-0737 harbors:
- a CDS encoding sensor histidine kinase, whose product is MCLFVLTRLPRFKEIFQKGTYAPQELAIATTIFSLFAIFGTYSGINVEGSLVNVRIIAIVSGGILFGPWVGLITGIISGVHRFLIDIGGVTSLPCLITSITAGIVSGVIYRRTSGERRWMAGILAGMACEALTMLLILVMAEPSSLGVDIVSKIAFPMIMSQISVGLIVMLVQSVEGEKERIAAKQSKLALDIANKTLPYFRNINPESLRTICQIIKEDIGADAVAISDTRLILAYVGVGEEDYTTTNEIISEETKVTLSSGEITIRNDDSDYVNPEIKSLIIIPLKEKGEVTGALKIYYTRAHKITYSLQAMAVGLSQMISTLMEVSRVEGIKEMANKAELKALQTSINPHFLFNALNAIASSIRINPDKARELIVNLSGYMRYNLELTDEFIDIKRELQQVQQYVEIEKARFGSRLNVLYDIDEVQVRIPSLIIQPLVENAIIHGILKVRGTGTVTISVKDQGDNVRVGIRDTGAGISEETIEKVYAGDMPENKIGLFNVHQRVKLIYGTGLTIQRLDKGTNIYFDVKKEGL
- a CDS encoding nucleotidyltransferase family protein, producing MMDILENARSLQLPDWWVCAGFVRAKIWDTLHGFEERTPLPDVDVIYYDDSNLQEEVEKDWEAKLRDLNPNVPWSVKNEARMHTVNQLPPYTSAVDAISKFPETATALGLSLDPTGKIILVAPHGISDVIHVVLRPTPHFTENPSLLPIYEQRVIKKNWQATWKQLQISTT
- a CDS encoding RNA polymerase sigma factor, with protein sequence MLTSPQDSLDPKELEELIISIQKGNIERYAFIVRAFQTPIYRYCYRLLENKQDAEDAVQDILVKGYQSIHQYKPQMHFSAWLYRIAYHHCLNLLRRRRLQKRVMSIFKPDFMSASPEQELDDRLFNPSLSAALAQLSLEERNMLILRVFEEKTYAEISEILGVSPNALTKRMNRIKRKVQEAMKLEEEIRWNEPQSAMNTKI
- a CDS encoding transmembrane-type terpene cyclase; its protein translation is MELFLTLLSGIGWIIVYEECIRLGFKHKSYAMPLFALGLNFSWEAIYGYSDLFLEAHGPNPGIQAYVNASWAFLDIIILVTFYKYGKKEWPQALSKKLFAPWLLLVLVCCFALQLVFIEQFGFVMGAQYSAFLQNLLMSIMFIGMFVKRGSMEGQSLLLAYAKWIGTLAPTILMGVINYNPLVLVCGIFCTIFDVIYIVLLTRTRKNIGGYYPMRASR
- a CDS encoding TetR/AcrR family transcriptional regulator, giving the protein MYTRNNPIALQSQKMITDALLLLMENKEFSKINIKELCDKALVSRQTFYSLFKSKEQVIELYFDKLFADYVQPFEETKESTVSEVCNSAISYLISKKNFISLLVRNNLNYIMIHKFEQYLIQFGNIINAPQREDQEYAMAFISGALVEVIARYIKNNASDSPTEISMLVEQIITGRYFR
- a CDS encoding methyl-accepting chemotaxis protein — protein: MMQIRPSQIFVVVLLLLVSVYSLLIDMFWIHKLVIILLMASLGWVLLNLSRYGYRKEMLLKEANSKVELLGNEIVVTSDRLHGALEEISRHTEELQQTADYSHEYEMDLRIRSNEAKANIEGAYQTMGGVASVTAHIEELTERLGSNMKYARQGMTTMVDSLSIADAVMKDLQMQSGDMLAKFTILSNHIAMVEEINTLINGIVDETSLLALNASIEAARAGEQGRGFAVVASRIRQLADQSKSSVDRSSGILLDINNGVQQVLESVTKEQASVERGVNEVGTVKLRLDDIASRVDEVGSAVTETIDAAAKQSKLIVEVTTELSGAVAIVNETIANVDLTLEQVTRQRSQIGQLNEVSANLLAESQSLQQSVTSIAAREEIEMSQYAARLQEMQSLLETISAKEELYDPDTEVHQGVLTSYIKKIPDVQAIWSNRTDGTFIYSEPAAGLLNAKRRDWWNGAINEGQYVSKPYVSAITKRSCVTLSRAIKNRQGDVVGVVGIDLAV
- a CDS encoding L-lactate MFS transporter, with protein sequence MDNKNAKRWLIVLGTVIMQMGLGTIYTWSLFNAHLVTKFGWELNSVSITFSITSFALAFATLFAGKLQDRFGLRRLTAAAGIVLGLGLILSSQANSLLMFYVLAGVIVGFADGTAYITSLSNLIKWFPNNKGLISGVSVGAYGTGSLIFKYINGSLIDSVGVSNTFMYWGMIVMVMIVIGSLLVREAPVQAASLGAAATSTIAKPKDYTVKEMLRTKEAYLLFIIFFTACMCGLYLIGIVKDIGVQLAGLDVQTAANAVAMIAIFNTAGRLILGALSDKMSRLKLVGASLAVTAAAMLTLSYATLNFGLFFTCVAAIAFCFGGNITVFPAIVSDFFGLKNHSKNYGIVYQGFGIGALSGSFIAVFLGGFKPTFVIFGLLCLLACIIAISLKPPVEKAKEKKALRLKATERTA
- a CDS encoding LytR/AlgR family response regulator transcription factor; the protein is MRAIIVEDEELARQELAYLIETHSGIDIAAQFEDGLDALKFLQVETVDVIFLDINIPSIDGVLLAQNISRFSVKPYIVFITAYKEHAAEAFEIEAFDYILKPYSEVRIKAMLHKLEGAFAARGRQGEEERNPVSDKVNLWKNEKIIVVNADDIYYASAQEKSTSVITKGEEYSMALSISDFYNRLPEDRFFRCHRSYIVNLSKIKEIIPWFNNTYLLRLHDLEFEVPVSRSKVKEFRQIMRL